The genomic region GGGTCGTCGTCGCGCTAGGCGGGGCCGTCGGCGGGTAGGGCTGCGTCGGGGCGTACCCCTGCTGGCCGCCCATGGTGGGCGGACCCTGCGGCGCGGTGCCCGCCGGGTGCGGCCACGCGGGCGCGCTTGTGGGCTCCTCGGGCATCAGGAACCACATGATCGGGTACGCGAACAGCGCCAGCCCGCCGGTGAGCAGACCGGTGACCGCGAAGATCACCCGGACCAGTGTGGGGTCGACGTCGAAGTAGCGACCGAGACCGCTGGCGACACCTGCCACCATGCGGTCGGTCGTGGGTCGCCGGAGCTGCTTGTACGGGGCGCGGGGAGTGGCGGTGGTTGTCATGCCTCCACAGTCCGCGCTGGCGCCCTGTCCGACCTCGGTGACCGCCCGGATCCTTACCCTGACCGATCCCTGAGCGAGGCCATAAAGTCAGGAATCCGACTCTTTTCCGTTCCGGTAACCCGACCCGGGGAGAATTTGCTTCCGTGACCACCATGCTGGAGCCGCTTCGCAGGATCGCGGCATACGCAGTTTGTGCTGATTCAGACGGCCGAGTGTTGCTGGTCCGCGCATCGGAGCGCTCCGGCACCCCCGGCACCTGGTCGCTGCCTGGCGGGGCGGTCGACCACGGCGAGGACCCCAACCACACTGTGGTCCGCGAGACCGCGGCCGAGACGGGCCTGTCCGTCGCCGTGGCGGGCCTGGCCGACGTGCTCGCCGACATGCGGGCACTGCCTGAGCGTGGCATCACCATCCACACCGACCGGCTGATCTACCGGGTCGCGGTGCGCGGCGGGACGCTCGCCGACCGGGCTGGCGATCGCCCCACCGACCTGGCCCGCTGGTACACCCTCGACGAGGCGCGTCTGCTGCCGCTGCGCTCGTTCACAGCGCGTGCCCTCGGGCTGCCCGCCTCCTCGGCCGACGTGGTGCCCGACGAGGCACCCGAGTTCCCCTCCTTCTACGCGGTTCCCGGCCCCGACGGGCTGCACCGGGCGCAGCGCTTCGCCGCGTACGCCGTGTGCACCGACCCGGCCGGTCGGGTGCTGCTCACCCGGGTTTCCGACGGCTACCCGGGCGCCGGCTGCTGGCACCTGCCCGGCGGTGGCACCGACTACGGAGAGCAGCCCGGCGCGGCGCTGATCCGTGAGCTGGTCGAGGAGACCGGCCAGACCGGTCGCCTCGT from Micromonospora profundi harbors:
- a CDS encoding NUDIX hydrolase, whose amino-acid sequence is MTTMLEPLRRIAAYAVCADSDGRVLLVRASERSGTPGTWSLPGGAVDHGEDPNHTVVRETAAETGLSVAVAGLADVLADMRALPERGITIHTDRLIYRVAVRGGTLADRAGDRPTDLARWYTLDEARLLPLRSFTARALGLPASSADVVPDEAPEFPSFYAVPGPDGLHRAQRFAAYAVCTDPAGRVLLTRVSDGYPGAGCWHLPGGGTDYGEQPGAALIRELVEETGQTGRLVELLGVASHRDAASLGPEGYPIDWHGVRAFYRVVVDQPNPLTIADVGGSTCEARWFGRDELGALPTDRLTEVTAEAVQAARLT
- a CDS encoding PspC domain-containing protein; this encodes MTTTATPRAPYKQLRRPTTDRMVAGVASGLGRYFDVDPTLVRVIFAVTGLLTGGLALFAYPIMWFLMPEEPTSAPAWPHPAGTAPQGPPTMGGQQGYAPTQPYPPTAPPSATTTLPSMPPSTPPSMPPAA